A window of the Streptobacillus felis genome harbors these coding sequences:
- the mglB gene encoding galactose/glucose ABC transporter substrate-binding protein MglB, producing MKKLLTMMLVLLTFVLSCGSKTEEAPAAEGEKKVTLGVTYYKFDDNFLAGMRNDMNAIAKEKYPNIELLENDSQNSQAVLNDQIDTLISKGVDVLVINLVDPTAGQSVIDKAKAANVPIVLFNKDPGVEALNSYDKAWYVGNNPQESGVFQGQTIVKNWQADPAQDLNGDGVIQYAMLIGEPGHPDAVARTEFSVKTVEEAGIKTEKLFEDAAFWDTAQAKDKVDAWLSGPNGDKLEVIIANNDGMAFGALEATKAHNKKLPIYGVDAIPEALLLIEKGELSGTVLNDGKNQALAVLDLAHNIALGKEPTEGTEWKLVDKAVRVPYVGVDKDNYQEFKK from the coding sequence AAAGTTACTTTAGGAGTTACTTATTACAAATTTGATGACAATTTCTTAGCAGGTATGAGAAATGACATGAATGCAATTGCTAAAGAAAAATACCCTAACATTGAATTATTAGAAAATGACTCTCAAAACTCTCAAGCAGTTTTAAACGACCAAATCGACACATTAATTTCTAAAGGTGTTGACGTTTTAGTAATTAACTTAGTTGATCCAACAGCTGGACAATCAGTTATTGATAAAGCTAAAGCAGCTAATGTACCTATAGTATTATTTAACAAAGATCCAGGTGTTGAAGCTTTAAACTCTTATGATAAAGCATGGTATGTTGGAAACAACCCTCAAGAATCAGGAGTATTCCAAGGACAAACTATAGTTAAAAACTGGCAAGCAGATCCTGCACAAGATTTAAATGGTGACGGTGTTATCCAATACGCTATGTTAATTGGAGAACCAGGACATCCAGATGCAGTTGCAAGAACTGAATTCTCAGTTAAAACTGTTGAAGAAGCTGGAATTAAAACTGAAAAATTATTTGAAGATGCAGCTTTCTGGGATACAGCACAAGCTAAAGATAAAGTTGATGCATGGTTATCAGGTCCTAACGGAGATAAATTAGAAGTTATCATAGCTAACAATGATGGTATGGCTTTTGGTGCGTTAGAAGCAACTAAAGCTCACAACAAAAAATTACCTATTTACGGTGTAGACGCTATACCTGAAGCATTATTATTAATTGAAAAAGGTGAATTATCAGGAACAGTATTAAACGATGGTAAAAACCAAGCTTTAGCAGTATTAGATTTAGCTCATAATATTGCATTAGGTAAAGAACCTACAGAAGGAACTGAATGGAAATTAGTGGATAAAGCAGTTAGAGTACCTTATGTTGGTGTAGATAAAGACAACTATCAAGAATTTAAAAAATAA